CGCCACCATCTGTTACGAAGTCATTTTAGGCCAGCAGGTGCGTGATAACTTCCAGGCCGACACCGATATGTTGCTGACTATCTCGAATGATGCCTGGTTTGGTCACTCCATCGGCCCCTGGCAGCACCTGCAAATGGCGCAAATGCGCGCACTGGAGCTGGGGCGTCCTTTGCTGCGAGCCACCAATAACGGCGTAACAGCCGCAATTACGCCCGAAGGTGATATCAGCGCCAGCCTGCCGCAGTTTACTCAGGCGGTGTTGACAGCCCAGGTCATCCCCTCAACCGGCATGACACCTTATGCCCGCTTTGGCTCCTGGCCACTGTCGTTGACAGAAGCTATCCTTGGGATCATTGCGCTGCTACGCCGCCAGCGTTAACCCACCTCACGCTCATTCTCTATACAACAAGACATGCTCTGACATGTCTTGTTGCATTTCTGGCACACGATTTGCTTATAACCTGAGGGAAACGTTTGATGTTGCCCGTTTGCAAGCCGTGAATGCACTGGTTAAGCACACTTTCAGAGCATCACCTGCACCAAACTGGTGCCATAAACTGTTATTGCAGCACTTTGGTGCGGGACGCATCGCAAAAAACAAACATTATCGTTTCAATATGTTTACAATCCGCTATTTTTAGATCTGACAGCGTTTTATTCGCTCTTTAGGCGGTGCACAGCATGGCATGAACGGTATACGAACTGCCGGGCGATGTCTGGCACCGACCACAACAGCAAAGGAGTTAGAACATGCAATTGCGCAAACTGGCACTGTCATTACTGTTGATCTCAGCAACCGGCACTCTGGCCCACGCAGAAGAACTGACGGGGACACTGAAAAAAGTCAAAGATAATGGTGTTATCGTTATTGGCCACCGCGAATCGTCAGTGCCATTCTCCTACTATGACAGCCAGCAAAAAGTGGTGGGGTATTCACAGGCCTACTCCGAAAAGATTATCGAAGCCGTCAGAAAAAAACTGGATGCGCCAAACTTGCAGGTAAAACTTATCCCCATCACCTCGCAAAACCGTATTCCGCTGTTACAAAACGGAACTTACGACCTGGAATGTGGCTCTACAACCAACAACCTCGAACGTCAGCAACAGGTGGCATTTTCCGACACCATCTTCATCATCGGCACACGCCTGCTGACCAAGAAAGACTCTGCCATTAAAGATTTCAGTGAGCTGGCAGGTAAAGCCGTCGTCGTTACCTCAGGCACCACCTCAGAAGTGTTGCTCAACAAAATGAACGAAGAGAAGAAACTCAATCTTCGTATCATCAGTGCCAAGGATCATGGTGACTCATTCCGCACGCTGGAAAGTGGCCGTGCTGTGGCGTTCATGATGGATGATGCGCTGCTGGCAGGCGAGCGCGCCAAGGCCAAAACGCCGGATGAATGGGTGATAACCGGTACACCGCAGTCCCGCGAGGCCTACGGCTGTATGCTGCGTAAAGACGATCCGCAATTTAAACAACTGGTTGATGCCACCATAAGCCAGGTGCAAACCTCTGGTGAGGCTGAAAAATGGTTCGAAACCTGGTTTAAAAACCCGATCCCGCCGAAAAACCTGAACATGAACTTTGAGCTCTCTGACGATATGAAAGCCTTGTTCAAAGCACCAAACGATAAGGCGCTATAACCGAATTAATAATGACAATAAAGGGCAGTAATCTGCCTTCCGATTGCTGATTCGTGGCAAGACAGACAGGTGCCGGGTGGTCGTTCCCCATCCAGCAAAGCCATAAGCCACTCATCAATCTTCGGGGTAGCGAAGGCTACCCCTTTTTTACCGGAGTTTGTTATGTCAATAGATTGGAACTGGGGTATCTTCCTGCAACCCGCTCCGTTCGGGAATACGACGTATTTGGGGTGGATTATCTCCGGCCTTAAGGTCACGGTTTCACTGTCCATCTGTGCCTGGATTATCGCCTTCCTGCTGGGCTCGCTGTTTGGTATTTTGCGTACTGCCCCCAGCCGCCTGCTCTCGGGCATAGGTACCTGTTATGTCGAACTGTTTCGTAATGTGCCGCTAATCGTACAATTCTTCAGTTGGTATCTGGTTGTGCCAGAATTATTACCTGTCAAAATCGGCATGTGGTTTAAAGCCGAACTCGACCCGAATATCCAGTTTTTTGTCTCTTCAATGTGTTGCCTTGGCATGTTTACCGCAGCCCGTGTCTGTGAACAGGTACGCGCGGGAATTCAATCACTGCCACGCGGCCAGAAAGCAGCGGGCCTGGCCATTGGTCTGACGCTTCCCCAGACCTATCGTTACGTGTTGCTGCCCAACGCTTATCGGGTGATAGTGCCGCCGCTAACCTCAGAAATGCTAAACCTGGTCAAAAACTCCGCTATTGCGTCTACCATCGGCCTGGTTGACATGGCGGCGCAGGCAGGAAAATTGCTGGACTACTCCGCACACGCTTATGAATCGTTTAGCGCCATCACGCTGGCTTATGTCGGTATTAACGCCATCATTATGTTGATTATGCAGGTTGTTGAACGTAAAACCCGCCTGCCGGGTCATATGGGGAGTAAATGACCATGTACAATTTTGACTGGAGCTCCATCCCCCCGAGCATGCCTTATCTGTTACAAGGCCTGGGGATAACGCTAAAGATAACGCTGACGGCGGTGATTATCGGGATTGTCTGGGGAACTGTACTGGCAGTAATGCGCCTTTCACCCATCAAACCAGTCAGTTGGTTTGCGAAACTGTATGTTAACCTGTTTCGCTCCGTGCCGCTGGTGATGGTGTTATTGTGGTTCTATCTGATTGTGCCGAGCTTATTACAAAATGTGCTTGGCCTGTCACCGAAAACCGATATTCGACTGGTATCGGCTATGGTAGCCTTTTCGCTGTTTGAAGCAGCCTATTATTCTGAAATTATCCGCGCAGGCATTCAGAGTATCTCCAGAGGGCAGTCATCCGCGGCGCTGGCATTAGGGATGACACACTGGCAATCCATGCAACTGGTGATTCTGCCGCAGGCGTTCCGGGCCATGATCCCCCTGCTACTGACGCAAGGCATCGTCTTGTTTCAGGATACGTCACTGGTGTACGTACTCAGTCTGGCTGATTTCTTCCGTACCGCCACCACCATTGGTGAACGCGATGGTACGCAGATAGAGATGATCCTGTTCGCAGGCGTGGTGTATTTTGCTATCAGCCTCTCAGCGTCGATGCTGGTCAATTATTTGAAGAGAAGGACGGTTTGATGATTTTCCTGAAAAATGTTTCTAAGTGGTATGGTCAATTTCAGGTGCTGACCGACTGCTCCACCGAAGTCAAGAAAGGTGAAGTCGTGGTGGTATGCGGGCCTTCTGGCTCCGGGAAATCGACCTTAATCAAAACCGTTAATGGCCTGGAGCCTATCCAGCAGGGGCAGATTGAGGTAAACGGGATTCAGGTTAACGATAAACGTACCAATCTGGCCCAACTGCGCTCCAAAGTCGGGATGGTGTTCCAGCATTTTGAACTGTTTCCTCATTTGTCGATTGTTGACAACCTGACGCTGGCACAAGTCAAAGTGTTAAAACGGGATAAAGATGCCGCGCGTGAAAAAGGCCTGAAACTGTTGGCACGAGTGGGATTATCCGCCCATGCCAACAAATTCCCTGGGCAATTGTCCGGTGGTCAGCAGCAGCGTGTCGCCATCGCACGGGCACTGTGTATGGACCCGGTCGCGATGCTGTTTGATGAACCGACCTCAGCGCTTGACCCGGAAATGATCAACGAAGTGCTGGATGTGATGGTGGAACTGGCGCAAGAAGGCATGACCATGATGGTTGTTACCCATGAAATGGGGTTTGCCCGTAAAGTGGCACACCGCGTGATTTTTATGGATGAAGGAAAAATTATTGAAGACACCCGCAAAGAGGACTTCTTTAGTCATCCTCAATCCGAGCGCGCCAAAGATTTTCTGGCGAAAATCCTGCACTAACACATCATCTTTCAGGCTTATTGCCTTATCAGGGTGCTCTGGCACCCTGACTATCAGCCCTGACCCGAGAATATTATCCTTATCTTGACGATGTTTCAGGGCGAAAAAGGCTGACGATGAAACTGGTCATGGCCGCATTTGGGGCAATGGGGCAACACTTCAGGCGTGTAAAACGTCACATGGTGAAGGCACTGTTCACAGACCAGATTGCCAAGCCCCACTACTTCACCACTGTGATAGACACCGTGATGGCTGACATCCTTAAAGATCTCACGCCATTCAAGCTGCGTTTTATCGGTAATATCCGCCAAGTTTTGCCACACACTCTCGCGGATAACCCGCATGAATACACTGTCGGTAAAGGTGTCCTGGCTGTGTACGTAACTGACCGAGAATGCTTGCAGATCACGCTGAAGGGCACTCATCACCTGCTCAATTTCCTTTTGTGTCAACGCGTGCGTTTCCTGCAAATGCTGACGCGCCTGCGACATCAACCGGTCAATATCGCGCTCCCCCGGCTTAACCATTCGGTCACGGCAGACAGCAGTTCTCGATAATACCGAATCACTTTGTTCATCGGGACTCCTTAGCGTAAAGCAACCTTAGCGAGGCTCATTCCCCGTCACACCTCACCAGTGTAGTTGATTTTTCTGCTATAACCGGGAGGGGCTTCCCAATCCCTTGTTTTCCTGCCATGACAGGCACGTACGGCAGAAATCACCGCTACGGGCGTTGCAAGCGGTTGTTGAGCCCGCAACTTATCAGCTATGCTATGCGGATCTTTTGATATGAAACAGCACATGCTACCGAGGTAGCGATTTTCACTAAGGACCACTGGCAGCCATGCAAGAGCAATACCGCCCAGAAGACATCGAAGCGCATGTCCAGCTTCACTGGCAAGAAAAACAGACTTTTAAAGTGACCGAAGAGCCCGGCAAGGAAAAATACTATTGTCTTTCCATGCTGCCTTATCCTTCTGGCCGTCTACACATGGGGCATGTCCGTAATTACACCATCGGTGATGTGATTTCCCGCTACCAACGCATGCTGGGTAAAAATGTGCTGCAACCGATTGGCTGGGATGCATTTGGCCTGCCCGCTGAAGGAGCCGCAGTAAAAAATAATACCGCGCCTGCACCCTGGACGTATGACAACATTGAGTACATGAAAAACCAGTTAAAGCTGTTAGGTTTTGGCTATGACTGGGATCGTGAAATTGCCACCTGCAAACCCGATTACTATCGCTGGGAGCAGTGGTTCTTCACCAAACTGTATGAAAAAGGTCTGGTATACAAAAAGACTTCAGCCGTGAACTGGTGCCCGAACGACCAGACCGTGCTGGCAAACGAGCAGGTGATCGACGGCTGCTGCTGGCGCTGTGACACCAAAGTCGAACGTAAGGAAATTCCGCAGTGGTTTATTAAAATCACCGCTTACGCAGAAGAGCTCCTCAACGATCTTGATACGCTGGAAAGTTGGCCTGAGCAGGTCAAAACCATGCAGCGTAACTGGATTGGCCGCTCTGAAGGGGTGGAAATCACCTTCAACGTGGCTGACAGCAACGATACCCTGACTGTTTATACTACGCGCCCGGATACCTTTATGGGGGTCACTTACGTGGCCGTGGCCGCCGGTCACCCGCTGGCGCTGAAAGCCGCAGCAAACAACCCCGAGCTGCAAGACTTCATTAACGAATGCCGTAACACCAAAGTGGCAGAAGCCGATATGGCAACCATGGAGAAAAAGGGTGTTGCAACCGGCGTGTTCGCTATTCACCCCCTCACCGGTGAAAACGTGCCGGTTTGGGCTGCTAACTTCGTGTTGATGGAGTACGGCACCGGAGCCGTGATGGCGGTGCCGGGTCACGACCAGCGTGACTGGGAATTTGCGCATAAATATCAGTTGCCGGTTAAGCCAGTTATTCTCAATGCCGACGGCAGCGAGCCAGATTTGTCTGGCGAAGCGCAAACCGAAAAAGGCCGTCTGTTTAACTCCGGCGAGTTCGACGGGCTGGATTTTACTGCTGCATTCAATGCCATTGCCGACAAACTGGTCGCTAACGGTGTGGGTCAGCGTAAAGTCAACTACCGCCTGCGTGACTGGGGGGTTTCCCGCCAGCGCTACTGGGGTGCCCCCATCCCGATGGTGACGCTGGAAGATGGCTCCGTTATCCCAACCCCGGAAGATCAATTACCGGTTATTCTGCCGGAAGACGTGGTGATGGATGGTATCACCAGCCCAATCAAAGCAGACCCACAGTGGGCAAAAACCACAGTTAACGGCCAGCCTGCACTGCGTGAAACCGACACCTTCGATACGTTCATGGAGTCGTCCTGGTATTACGCACGTTATACCTGCCCGCAGTATGATAAAGGGATGTTAGACCCGGCTGCCGCTAACTATTGGCTGCCGGTCGATCAGTACGTTGGTGGTATTGAACATGCCATCATGCACCTGATGTATTTCCGCTTCTTCCATAAATTGATGCGTGATGCAGGTCTGGTGAACTCCAGTGAACCGGCTAAACGACTGTTATGTCAGGGCATGGTGCTGGCAGATGCATTCTATTATGTTGGCAACAACGGTGAGCGCGTCTGGGTTTCTCCGGTAGACGTCACGCTGGAGCGCGACGAAAAAGGGCGCATCCTCAAAGCATCCGATAAAGAGGGCCGCGAGCTGGTGTATGCTGGCATGAGCAAAATGTCGAAATCGAAAAACAACGGTATCGACCCGCAAGTGATGGTTGAGCGGTATGGCGCTGACACGGTGCGGTTGTTCATGATGTTCGCCTCCCCTGCGGAAATGACGCTGGAGTGGCAGGAATCGGGTGTGGAAGGGGCCAACCGCTTCCTCAAGCGTGTCTGGAAACAGGTGTACGATCACACCGGAAAAGGTGGTGTACAGCCGTTAGAGGTGGCAGCACTGACCGAAGACCAGAAAGCGTTGCGCCGCGATTTGCATAAAACCATTGCCAAAGTCACTGATGATATTGGCCGTCGCCAGACGTTCAATACCGCCATCGCTGCCATTATGGAGCTGATGAATAAACTGGCCAAAGCACCGCAGGAATCGGAACAAGACCGCGCCCTGACGCAGGAAACACTGCTGGCCGTGGTACGTATGCTTTACCCGTTCACGCCGCATGTCTGCTTCGTGCTCTGGGGCGAACTGCAAGGCGAAGGTGATATCGATAAAGCACCATGGCCAGTGGCTGATGAGCAGGCAATGGTTGAGGACTCGCGTCTGGTGGTCGTTCAGGTCAACGGTAAAGTGCGTGGCAGAATCACCGTCGCGGCCGATGCAACCGAACAGCAAGTGCGTGAGCGTGCAGCCCAGGAGCCGTTGGTGGCAAAATATCTGGATGGCGTCACCGTGCGCAAGGTGATTTTCGTTCCGGGCAAACTGCTTAACCTGGTTGTAGGTTAAGGCAAGGAGGTACTGTGCGACACCCGTTTTTCACGCTGGTGCTGGGGCTGGTGGTCTTAATGACCGCCGGCTGCGGCTTTCATCTGCGCGGCACCACTCAGCTCCCGGCGCAATTTCACAACATGATACTGGATAGTGGCGATCCTTATGGCCCGACAACGCGGGCGATTCGGGAGCAGTTACGTCTGAACAATATCAACATCGTTGATGATGCCAAGCGTAAAGACATTCCCTCACTGCGCCTTATGGGGGAAACACTGACACGCAGTACCGCTTCCATCTTTCAGGACGGGAAAGCCGCAGAATATCAATTTATTCTGACCATGAAAGCGCAGGTGCTGATACCGGGCAGTGATATTTACCCGATTAGCATCTCCGTGTTCCGCTCCTTTTTTGACAACCCTCTCGCCGCACTGGCGAAAGAGGCGGAGCAGGATATCGTCCTAAAAGAGATGCGTGAGCAGGCCGCCCAGCAACTGGTGCGCAAACTGTTAACCATCAAAGGTGCGCAGACAGAGAAAAATAAACCACAAGCGGCTGTCGCTAAACCGGCACACCCATGATCCGTCTTTATCCTGAGCAACTCGCCGCGCAGCTCCATGAGGGGCTGCGCGGTTGTTATCTGCTGTTTGGCAATGAACCGTTGCTGCTACAGGAAAGTCAGGACAATATTCGTCATATCGCCAGTCAGCAAGGTTTTACCGAGCATTTTAGTTTTACGCTGGACAACCACACTGACTGGGATGCTATTTTTTCCACCTGCCAGGCTCTGAGCCTGTTTGCCACTCGCCAGACACTGCTGCTTATATTGCCGGAAAGCGGTATCGCCGCGTCAATCAGCGAACACCTGGTTAAACTCACCACGCTGTTACATCCGGATATTTTGCTGATAGTGCGGGGAGGCAAACTGACCAAAGCGCAGGAAAACAGCGCCTGGTTTAAAGCGTTATCACAGCACGGCGTCTATCTTCCCTGCATGACACCGGAGCAAGAGCACCTGCCACGCTGGGTCGCTCAGCGGGCTAAAAACATGAAGCTGGAACTGGATACAGCCGCAAGCCAGCTCATTTGTTACTGCTATGAAGGGAACCTGCTGGCGCTGGTTCAGGCATTGGAGCGCCTGTCACTACTGTATCCTGATGGTAAACTGACTTTACCGCGCGTTGAGCAGGCAGTAAATGACGCCGCCCACTTCACCCCCTTCCACTGGCTGGATGCCCTGCTCACTGGAAAGAGCAAACGCGCCTGGCACATTTTGCAGCAGTTGCGTCAGGAGGAGTGTGAACCCGTTATTCTGATGCGCACACTCCAGCGCGAATTATTGTTGTTGCTACAGCTAAAACGACAGATGCCAGCCACCCCCTTGCGCACGCTGTTTGACCAGCAAAAAGTGTGGCAGAACCGGCGTACATTGCTGACACAGGCATTGCAGCGCCTGACGATGCACCAGTTGCAACAGGCTATCACCCTGCTCACGCAACTGGAAATCACGTTAAAACAGAACTACGGGCAACCCGTATGGGCAGAGCTTGAAACCCTGTCGATGATCTTGTGTGGCAAGGCATTGCCAGACAGCCTGCTTGAGGTATAGCGCCTTGACCCTGCCAACGCACTCTTCCCTGACAGCCTATTTTGGCGGCACTTTTGACCCGATACATTACGGACATTTGCGCCCGGCGATGGCACTGGCTGAAGAAGCCGGCCTGCACCAGGTGATTTTGTTACCCAACAATGTGCCGCCACACCGCCCTCAGCCTCTGGCTAGCGCTCAGGCACGGAAAGCGATGGTGGAATTGGCGGTGTATAACAACCCGCTATTTCAGGTTGATGACCGGGAACTGCAACGCGCCACACCGTCATATACCATCGAAACGCTGGAAGCGCTGCGGGCAGAGAAAGGCCCGGATGCCGCACTGGCGTTCATCATCGGTCAGGATTCATTATTGACGCTGCATCGCTGGTATCGCTGGCAGGATATCCTCACCTATTGCCATCTGCTGGTGTGCGCCCGCCCGGGCTATCGCCAGCAGCTTGATACCCCCGAGTTACAAGCCTGGCTGGCCGCCCATCTGACAGATGATGTCCGTCACCTGCATCAACACAGTCACGGACGTATTTATTTGGCACACACCCCACTGCTGCCTATTTCAGCGACTGAAATCCGCTCACGCCGCCAGCATGGTATCGACTGTCATGACCTGCTGCCCGCGGCCGTCCTGAAGTATATTGACACACACGGGTTGTATCGATAACCCAAGCGTTGATACCACTCATTATCAGGCCATGCTATACTCCGCCGCTGGTTTCAGCCTGGGGGGGGTAAAGCACCCAGGCCGCGAGAATCCGGCAACAAGCGGGGTCTTGCAGATACCGCTATCCAGCCAGTCAGAATAAGCGGCTGATTAATCAATTATCCAAGGGGGAACCTTTGCAAGGTCAAGCACTCCAAGATTTCGTTATTGATAAAATTGACGATTTAAAAGGTCAGGATATCGTGGCTCTCGATGTCAAAGGGAAGTCCAGTATCACGGATACCATGGTCATCTGTACCGGGACATCCAGCCGCCACGTTATCTCGATTGCCGATCACGTCGTGCAACAATCCCGCGCAGCCGGACTCATGCCCCTGGGTGTTGAAGGTGAAAATGCTGCTGACTGGGTTGTGGTTGATCTTGGTGACGTGATTGTTCATGTGATGCAAGAAGAGAGCCGCCACCTGTACGAACTGGAAAAACTCTGGGGCTGATATGAAGCTGCAACTGGTCGCCGTTGGCACCAAAATGCCTGACTGGGTGCAGACTGGCTTTACCGACTACCTGCGCCGTTTCCCCAAAGATATGCCCTTTGAGCTCACAGAGGTTCCGGCAGGTAAACGCGGTAAAAATGCCGATATTAAGCGCATTCTGGAGCGTGAAGGCGAACTGATGCTGGCCGCAGTGGGCAAAGGTAATCGCATTGTCACGCTGGATATCCCCGGAACTCGCTGGGAAACGCCGCAACTGGCACAGCAACTGGAACGCTGGAAACAGGACGGGCGTGATGTCAGCCTGCTGATAGGCGGCCCGGAAGGTCTGGCACCACAATGCAAGGCCGCAGCAGAGCAGAGCTGGTCGCTCTCGCCGCTGACGCTGCCCCACCCGCTGGTCAGGGTGCTGGTCGCAGAGAGCTTGTACCGTGCCTGGAGCATTACCACCAATCACCCTTACCATCGGGAGTAAGGCGAACGATGAACTTCGTGAAGTAACAGTCGCTGGATGAACATAGAGCGTAAACCCTTTCGTGACTATACCGCCGAAGCGGCCCTGTTTGTACGCCGGGCGCTGGTGGCATTTCTGGTCATCTTGCTGCTAAGTGGTATTTTGGTTTTTAACCTTTACCATTTGCAGGTTTTACGTTTTGACGATTATCGCACCCGGTCAAATGAAAACCGCATCAAGCTGGTACCCATCGCCCCTAGCCGGGGAATTATTTATGACCGTAACGGTACGCCGTTAGCGCTTAATCGCACCATCTATCAGTTGGAGTTAATTCCTGAAAAAGTCAGCGATCTGGAAGAGACGCTACAGGGGCTTAAACCGATTGTTGATTTAAGCGATGAGGATATCGAAAACTTCCGCAAAGAACGCAAACGCTCGCGCCGGTTTACCTCCATCGCCGTCAAAACGGCACTCAGTGAAGTTCAGGTAGCCAGTTTCGCCGTCAATCAATACCGTTTCCCCGGTGTTGAAGTCAAAGGTTATCAGCGCCGTTACTATCCCTACGGTTCAGCGCTGACGCATGTCATCGGCTATGTCTCTAAAATCAACGATAAGGATCTGGACAGGCTGGATAAAGAGGGCAAGCTCGCCGATTACGCGGCTACCCATGACATCGGCAAACTCGGCATTGAGCGGTACTATGAAGAAGTGTTGCACGGCAAACCGGGCTATGAAGAGGTCGAAGTCAATAACCGGGGGCGGGTTATTCGTCAGTTGCATGAGCAGCCACCGCAGGCAGGTAAAGACATTTATCTGACGCTGGATCTCAGCTTGCAACTCTATATTGAAAAATTACTGGCCGGGAGCCGGGCAGCTGTGGTGGTCACCGACCCACGCGACGCCGGCGTGCTGGCGATGGTTTCCACCCCCAGCTATGATCCCAATCCTTTTGTAGACGGCATCTCCGGCAAGGCTTACCGTGCGCTACTCAATGACCCGAACAGGCCGCTTATCAATCGCGCGACGCAGGGCGTGTATCCGCCAGCGTCTACCGTTAAACCGTATATTGCCGTCTCCGCGCTAAGCGCCAGTGTCATCACCCCGTACACCTCACTGTTCGACCCTGGCTGGTGGCAACTTCCCGGCTCGGAAAAACGCTTTCGTGACTGGAAAAAATGGGGGCATGGCCGCCTGAATTTAACCAAGTCTCTGGAAGAGTCTGCGGATACCTTCTTCTATCAGGTAGCGTATGACATGGGTATCGACCGGCTATCGGAGTGGATGACCCGCTTCGGCTATGGTCAGCTCACCGGTATCGACCTGTCGGAGGAGCGCGCGGGAATTATGCCAACCCGTGAATGGAAGATGAAGCGCTACAAGAAACCCTGGTATCAGGGTGATACTATCCCTGTCGGGATCGGCCAGGGCTA
This sequence is a window from Dickeya aquatica. Protein-coding genes within it:
- the mrdA gene encoding peptidoglycan DD-transpeptidase MrdA; amino-acid sequence: MNIERKPFRDYTAEAALFVRRALVAFLVILLLSGILVFNLYHLQVLRFDDYRTRSNENRIKLVPIAPSRGIIYDRNGTPLALNRTIYQLELIPEKVSDLEETLQGLKPIVDLSDEDIENFRKERKRSRRFTSIAVKTALSEVQVASFAVNQYRFPGVEVKGYQRRYYPYGSALTHVIGYVSKINDKDLDRLDKEGKLADYAATHDIGKLGIERYYEEVLHGKPGYEEVEVNNRGRVIRQLHEQPPQAGKDIYLTLDLSLQLYIEKLLAGSRAAVVVTDPRDAGVLAMVSTPSYDPNPFVDGISGKAYRALLNDPNRPLINRATQGVYPPASTVKPYIAVSALSASVITPYTSLFDPGWWQLPGSEKRFRDWKKWGHGRLNLTKSLEESADTFFYQVAYDMGIDRLSEWMTRFGYGQLTGIDLSEERAGIMPTREWKMKRYKKPWYQGDTIPVGIGQGYWTATPIQMMKALTTLINDGQVKTPHLLNSTLESNTQVPYRQANHQQIGDIRSGYWEIVKDGMYGVANRQNGTAHKFFADSSYKIAAKSGTAQVFGLKENETYNANRIAERLRDHKLMVAFAPYNNPKVAMSIILENGGAGPAVGTIVRQILDHIILGDNNTTLPDAPPSPPGSETE